A single Ctenopharyngodon idella isolate HZGC_01 chromosome 22, HZGC01, whole genome shotgun sequence DNA region contains:
- the zmp:0000001174 gene encoding retinoic acid-induced protein 2, with translation MEEPYKDSVAVDMASPQEEVCNGGAATTTDAVGKLEGEATPIIPTETWNVSSPTITKRSLSPLLTIQATPVVTPAAESPNGVALKVATTVLQPICLGESPMVLPILAGPAAPQVGQSGTTSYLMTSQGPVSLPLVLEQQVLQHLNPQLLQQTATCPLPLQNNILCQNPSLALGPPPVLDQKGSSPMLDTSLLTLLQNPNFAAILQDLFPGQGNSSPTCHQASSPQVDLASAFLSPPPLSHPYISPLAPLVPPATLLVPYPVVIPLPVPLPIPVPIPVPVSMCKDSKVEVDSLKPACTSSKSTQTSPSDISPHLTLTSREMAVVQQPIPSCSYPVVTDGEVLDLSIRAPQPSTLVDVPQGIQPFQQDSVLDLSVPSIRKTCIQSCSTYGPLAPERDRVCHIGDSVSGGALALGVLRPVDCSPKLDTKLLSGLASLEFSRQHKWVVDSGHGSTVAGAVHDSALTGSGNIEIVSTSQTAKVIVSVKDAMPAIFCSKLKGLSGVSTKNFSIKRDASQGGFATLPRVPGDQRGESSDPLKKISKNRGIKLKKVSSQEIHILPIKKQRLTAFLPRK, from the coding sequence ATGGAAGAGCCGTACAAAGATTCTGTAGCCGTAGACATGGCGAGCCCCCAGGAGGAGGTCTGCAACGGTGGAGCCGCCACCACCACTGATGCAGTTGGGAAACTCGAAGGGGAGGCCACTCCAATTATTCCAACCGAGACATGGAATGTCAGCTCTCCAACTATCACAAAGCGGTCCCTGTCACCCCTGCTAACAATACAAGCCACCCCAGTAGTGACCCCGGCTGCTGAATCTCCCAACGGTGTTGCCCTGAAGGTTGCTACAACTGTGCTTCAGCCAATCTGCTTGGGGGAGAGTCCAATGGTGTTGCCCATCCTTGCTGGTCCAGCTGCCCCTCAAGTTGGACAATCAGGGACAACTTCATATCTGATGACTAGTCAGGGTCCTGTGTCCCTACCCCTGGTCTTGGAACAACAAGTCCTCCAACATTTGAATCCTCAATTGCTTCAACAAACAGCAACTTGTCCTCTCCCGCTACAGAACAACATCCTGTGCCAGAACCCTTCCCTTGCTCTTGGACCACCTCCAGTCCTGGACCAGAAAGGCTCAAGTCCAATGTTGGATACTAGTCTACTGACTCTCCTTCAGAACCCTAACTTTGCAGCAATCTTACAGGACCTCTTCCCTGGCCAAGGGAACTCCTCGCCCACTTGCCACCAAGCGTCTTCCCCGCAAGTAGACCTTGCCTCTGCGTTCCTTTCCCCTCCACCTCTCTCGCACCCCTACATTTCTCCACTAGCCCCTCTGGTGCCTCCAGCCACCCTGCTCGTGCCCTATCCCGTTGTGATCCCACTTCCAGTGCCTCTTCCAATCCCAGTGCCAATCCCAGTCCCAGTCTCCATGTGCAAAGACTCAAAGGTTGAGGTAGACTCCCTGAAACCGGCTTGTACTTCGAGTAAAAGCACACAGACGTCACCTAGTGACATCTCCCCTCATTTGACATTAACCAGCAGGGAAATGGCAGTAGTCCAACAACCTATTCCCTCTTGCTCGTACCCTGTAGTGACAGACGGAGAAGTGCTAGACTTATCCATAAGGGCGCCTCAACCGTCAACACTTGTGGACGTTCCACAAGGGATCCAGCCGTTTCAGCAAGACAGTGTCCTTGATTTGTCTGTACCTAGTATAAGAAAGACATGCATCCAGTCTTGTAGCACGTATGGGCCATTGGCCCCAGAGCGGGATAGAGTGTGCCACATTGGGGACAGTGTTAGCGGTGGGGCTTTGGCTCTTGGGGTTCTTCGGCCAGTAGACTGCTCGCCAAAGCTAGATACCAAACTGCTGAGTGGTTTAGCATCTCTAGAGTTCAGCAGACAGCACAAGTGGGTGGTAGACAGCGGTCATGGTAGCACAGTAGCTGGGGCGGTACATGACTCTGCGCTCACCGGAAGCGGCAACATCGAGATCGTCAGCACGTCGCAGACTGCCAAAGTCATTGTGTCTGTCAAAGACGCCATGCCTGCCATTTTCTGCAGCAAGTTAAAAGGATTGTCAGGCGTTTCTACAAAGAACTTTTCCATTAAACGTGACGCCAGTCAGGGGGGCTTCGCAACACTGCCCAGGGTCCCGGGGGATCAGCGAGGAGAATCAAGTGACCCGCTCAAAAAGATCTCTAAAAACAGAGGTATCAAACTGAAGAAAGTGAGCTCCCAGGAGATTCATATACTGCCCATAAAAAAGCAGCGACTGACAGCGTTTCTACCCAGAAAATAA